Proteins from a genomic interval of Agrococcus sp. ARC_14:
- a CDS encoding HAMP domain-containing sensor histidine kinase, whose protein sequence is MPDAARPRLRTWTVRSRIVGLLTLLSLVTVFAAGTVAYFSERARVLEQIDVNLRAALESGSFTVAQEQWPSLERALAAVVQRLAPDDNTGTLGILDGRAALVPGVETDLQLEHLPGLVERVITETADHGTVMGTYVNGEGRSVRYLAAPVAIGEVDESQPPQAIFVTGYDIDGELAEINEAARVFTITAFIAVTATFLIGLWVSGRLLRPIRRMREVAERSSAATLDERIPVGDGRDDVSQLAVTVNRMLDRLGGALDSQRELLRDVGHELKTPITIVRGHLELVDTGDPADVVATRDLAIDELDRMAMLVDDLRAAARLRDPGAFSIRPTDLAVLTEQIAAKASAIAGAVIDETVPSSPVSATLDPDRITQAMLQLVANAVRHAEGPITIGSRARGRDIELFVRDRGPGVPDELKAEIFERFHRGQAEGRGDGGSGLGLSIVELIAETHGGRAWVADSWSKREGEQEPRRGSEFILALPGAVVVEGAAHEPATRVRETDHAGIAPHPPVTNPTGAAWQDARTTTEEQHGIDPDRRG, encoded by the coding sequence ATGCCCGATGCCGCTCGACCGCGCCTGCGCACCTGGACCGTGCGCTCGCGCATCGTCGGGCTGCTGACGCTGCTCTCGCTCGTCACCGTCTTCGCCGCGGGTACGGTCGCATACTTCTCCGAGCGCGCCCGCGTGCTCGAGCAGATCGATGTCAATCTGCGGGCAGCGCTCGAGTCGGGCAGCTTCACGGTCGCGCAAGAGCAGTGGCCATCGCTGGAGCGGGCGCTCGCGGCCGTCGTGCAAAGGCTCGCGCCCGACGACAACACGGGCACGCTCGGCATTCTCGACGGGCGCGCCGCGCTCGTGCCAGGGGTGGAGACCGACCTGCAGCTCGAGCACCTGCCCGGTCTCGTCGAGCGCGTCATCACGGAGACTGCCGACCACGGGACGGTCATGGGCACGTACGTCAACGGCGAGGGCCGGAGCGTGCGCTACCTCGCGGCCCCGGTCGCGATCGGCGAGGTCGACGAGAGCCAGCCACCGCAGGCGATCTTCGTCACCGGCTACGACATCGACGGCGAGCTCGCAGAGATCAACGAGGCGGCGCGAGTGTTCACCATCACCGCGTTCATCGCCGTCACAGCCACGTTCCTCATCGGCCTGTGGGTCTCCGGTCGGCTGCTGCGACCCATCCGCCGCATGCGCGAGGTGGCGGAGCGCTCGTCCGCAGCGACCCTCGACGAGCGCATCCCCGTCGGCGACGGGCGCGACGACGTGTCGCAGCTGGCTGTCACCGTCAACCGCATGCTCGACCGGCTCGGCGGCGCGCTCGACAGCCAGCGCGAGCTGCTGCGCGATGTCGGCCACGAGCTGAAGACGCCCATCACGATCGTGCGCGGGCACCTCGAGCTTGTCGATACCGGCGACCCTGCCGATGTCGTCGCGACCCGCGATCTCGCCATCGACGAGCTCGACCGCATGGCGATGCTCGTCGACGACCTGCGCGCCGCCGCGCGCCTGCGCGACCCGGGCGCGTTCTCGATCCGCCCCACCGACCTCGCCGTGCTCACCGAGCAGATCGCCGCGAAGGCGAGCGCGATCGCCGGAGCGGTGATCGACGAGACCGTGCCGAGCTCGCCGGTCAGCGCGACGCTCGATCCCGACCGCATCACGCAGGCGATGCTGCAGCTGGTCGCCAACGCGGTGCGGCACGCCGAGGGGCCGATCACGATCGGCTCCCGCGCGCGCGGTCGCGACATCGAGCTGTTCGTGCGCGACCGCGGCCCGGGGGTGCCCGACGAGCTGAAGGCCGAGATCTTCGAGCGCTTCCACCGCGGGCAGGCCGAGGGCCGCGGTGACGGCGGCTCGGGCCTCGGCCTCTCGATCGTGGAGCTCATCGCCGAGACGCACGGCGGGCGGGCTTGGGTCGCGGATTCGTGGAGCAAGCGGGAGGGCGAGCAGGAGCCCCGCCGTGGCTCGGAGTTCATCCTCGCGCTGCCCGGCGCCGTCGTGGTCGAGGGCGCTGCGCACGAGCCGGCCACCCGCGTGCGGGAGACTGATCACGCGGGCATCGCACCCCATCCGCCCGTCACGAATCCGACCGGAGCCGCCTGGCAGGACGCGCGCACGACGACCGAGGAGCAGCATGGCATCGATCCTGATCGCCGAGGATGA
- a CDS encoding response regulator transcription factor — MASILIAEDEARIASFVEKGLTASGYTTRVAATGPEALDLALTDEFDLLVLDIGLPGMDGFEVLAQLRGSGSTMPVIILTARAGGADTVAGLEGGADDYMAKPFRFDELLARVRLRMASTGASSAAAAELSHNGLELDIRTRRATVDGRAIDLSGREFSLAEELVRHAGQVLSREQLLSRVWGYDFDPGSNVVDVYVRYLRNKLGAERIETVRGMGYRLV; from the coding sequence ATGGCATCGATCCTGATCGCCGAGGATGAGGCGCGGATCGCCTCGTTCGTCGAGAAGGGGCTGACGGCCTCGGGCTACACGACGCGCGTCGCCGCGACCGGGCCGGAGGCGCTCGACCTGGCGCTCACCGACGAGTTCGACCTGCTCGTGCTCGACATCGGGCTGCCGGGCATGGACGGCTTCGAGGTGCTCGCGCAGCTGCGCGGCTCGGGCTCGACGATGCCGGTGATCATCCTCACGGCGCGCGCCGGCGGGGCCGACACCGTCGCGGGGCTCGAGGGCGGCGCCGACGACTACATGGCGAAGCCGTTCCGCTTCGACGAGCTGCTGGCGCGTGTGCGGCTGCGCATGGCATCGACCGGCGCGAGCTCAGCGGCAGCGGCGGAGCTCTCGCACAACGGGCTCGAGCTCGACATCCGCACCCGCCGCGCGACCGTCGACGGCCGCGCGATCGACCTCTCGGGCCGCGAGTTCTCGCTCGCAGAGGAGCTCGTGCGCCACGCGGGGCAGGTGCTCTCGCGCGAGCAGCTGCTCTCGCGCGTGTGGGGCTACGACTTCGATCCGGGCTCCAACGTGGTCGACGTGTACGTGCGCTACCTGCGCAACAAGCTCGGCGCCGAGCGCATCGAGACGGTGCGCGGCATGGGCTACCGGCTGGTCTGA
- a CDS encoding phosphotransferase encodes MEQRLLEQAIGAAGRPVSAEPFGEGRIVRFLVEDGQDRGDWFVDTSRQAVPAETGFVIRDRDGRTIARIWKHPLDPRLPALRTVLDPERLIRIAAAAGSTGEIDGRVLAYRPGRRAVVRLTQHDTHLFVKVVRPGEAEDLAEIHRACRAAGVPAPEVVHWTPAGVVVVRDADGTAGPVAATRMSADDLLDAVDALREQLLRVQTRRIARPSVGTRLAWHLDRLTTALPEREHEIAQLRPALSPHLKRDGQPKAVHGDLHIGQLFFTDGTVSSVIDVDTAGLGDQCDDTAAFIGHATASAVRNEVAGRASDAALLHTLAEVAADRWMQQPHTAALTSLHLIGHAIRAVDRSREAAGLLLDEALDLQRIRRAR; translated from the coding sequence ATGGAGCAGCGGCTGCTGGAGCAGGCGATCGGGGCAGCCGGTCGCCCGGTCTCCGCCGAGCCGTTCGGCGAGGGTCGCATCGTCCGCTTCCTCGTCGAGGACGGGCAGGATCGCGGCGACTGGTTCGTCGACACCTCCCGCCAGGCCGTGCCTGCAGAGACGGGCTTCGTGATCCGTGATCGCGACGGCAGGACCATCGCCCGCATCTGGAAGCATCCGCTCGACCCTCGCCTGCCGGCGCTGCGCACCGTGCTCGATCCCGAGCGCCTCATCCGCATCGCGGCAGCTGCCGGCTCCACCGGCGAGATCGACGGGCGCGTGCTCGCCTACCGCCCCGGCCGCCGCGCGGTCGTGCGCCTCACGCAGCACGACACCCACCTGTTCGTGAAGGTCGTGCGCCCTGGCGAGGCCGAGGACCTCGCCGAGATCCACCGAGCCTGCCGCGCCGCGGGCGTGCCGGCCCCCGAGGTCGTGCACTGGACCCCGGCAGGCGTCGTGGTGGTGCGCGACGCCGACGGCACCGCCGGCCCGGTCGCAGCGACCCGCATGAGCGCCGACGACCTGCTCGACGCGGTCGACGCCCTGCGCGAGCAGCTGCTGCGGGTCCAGACCCGGCGCATCGCGCGCCCCTCCGTCGGCACCCGCCTCGCCTGGCACCTCGACCGGCTCACCACCGCGCTGCCCGAGCGCGAGCACGAGATCGCCCAGCTGCGGCCCGCGCTGTCGCCGCACCTGAAGCGCGATGGTCAGCCGAAGGCCGTCCACGGCGACCTGCACATCGGCCAGCTCTTCTTCACCGACGGCACCGTCTCATCCGTCATCGACGTCGACACCGCCGGCCTCGGCGATCAGTGCGACGACACCGCCGCCTTCATCGGGCACGCCACCGCGAGCGCCGTGCGCAACGAGGTCGCCGGGCGCGCGAGCGACGCAGCGCTGCTGCACACCCTCGCGGAGGTCGCCGCCGACCGCTGGATGCAGCAGCCGCACACCGCTGCGCTCACCTCGCTGCACCTCATCGGCCACGCGATCCGGGCCGTCGACCGCAGCCGCGAGGCCGCCGGCCTGCTGCTCGACGAGGCGCTCGACCTCCAGCGCATCCGTCGCGCACGCTGA
- a CDS encoding MarR family transcriptional regulator yields MSTRALALRAWREYIEGSQLLTNELERRMKATCGIDLGDFNVLLVLSEADGTRMRMGDLARMLAFAPGRLTYRVTALEREGLVVREPSATDGRGTDAVLTDAGRTRLRKTRPVHARHVDELFLEGLGERELTVLLEVFGPMRARLLDDCATAEDVAE; encoded by the coding sequence GTGAGCACCCGAGCGCTCGCGCTGCGGGCATGGCGCGAGTACATCGAAGGCTCGCAGCTGCTCACGAACGAGCTCGAGCGACGCATGAAGGCCACCTGCGGCATCGACCTCGGTGACTTCAACGTGCTGCTCGTGCTGTCAGAGGCCGATGGCACGCGGATGCGCATGGGCGATCTGGCGCGCATGCTCGCGTTCGCGCCCGGCCGGCTGACCTACCGCGTCACCGCGCTCGAGCGCGAGGGTCTCGTCGTGCGCGAACCCAGCGCGACGGACGGACGCGGCACCGATGCGGTGCTGACGGATGCGGGTCGCACCCGACTGCGCAAGACACGTCCCGTGCACGCGCGGCATGTCGACGAGCTGTTCCTGGAGGGCCTCGGCGAGCGCGAGCTCACGGTGCTCCTGGAGGTGTTCGGGCCGATGCGAGCCAGGTTGCTGGACGACTGCGCGACGGCGGAGGACGTGGCCGAGTAG
- a CDS encoding CE1759 family FMN reductase: MTNARIAVVSAGLGEPSSTKLLADRLRDATLAALAAHGQHAEAVDVTLRPLAQDIASHMLTHNPSDALAAAIKEVVDAEAIIAVTPTFTMSYSGLFKSFFDVIEEGQLASIPTALGATGGTARHSMVMDTAMRPLFAYLKAQVVPTGVFAAAEDWGAVGLDRRIAREGKELADLMVALPRRREADPFDESSEAFVSFEQMLGHA, from the coding sequence ATGACCAACGCACGCATCGCGGTCGTCTCGGCCGGGCTCGGCGAGCCCTCGAGCACCAAGCTGCTCGCCGACCGGCTGCGCGACGCGACCCTCGCCGCGCTCGCCGCGCACGGCCAGCACGCGGAGGCCGTCGACGTGACGCTCCGCCCGCTGGCGCAGGACATCGCGAGCCACATGCTCACGCACAACCCCAGCGACGCGCTCGCGGCGGCCATCAAGGAGGTCGTCGACGCGGAGGCGATCATCGCCGTCACGCCGACCTTCACGATGTCGTACTCGGGGCTGTTCAAGTCGTTCTTCGACGTGATCGAGGAGGGGCAGCTCGCCTCGATCCCGACGGCGCTCGGCGCCACCGGCGGCACGGCTCGCCACTCGATGGTGATGGACACCGCGATGCGGCCGCTGTTCGCCTACCTCAAGGCGCAGGTCGTGCCCACGGGCGTCTTCGCCGCCGCCGAGGACTGGGGCGCCGTCGGCCTCGACCGTCGCATCGCCCGCGAGGGCAAGGAGCTGGCCGACCTCATGGTCGCCCTGCCCCGCCGTCGCGAAGCCGACCCCTTCGACGAGTCGAGCGAGGCGTTCGTCTCGTTCGAGCAGATGCTGGGCCACGCGTGA
- a CDS encoding LLM class flavin-dependent oxidoreductase produces the protein MQFGIFSVSDITQDPTTGRTPSEHERIKGWIAMAKKAEEVGLDVFATGEHHNPPFFSSSPTTTLAYIAAQTERLILSTATTLITTNDPVKIAEDFAMLQHLSDGRADLTLGRGNTGPVYPWFGKDIRDGIELAIENYALLRKLWSEPVVNWSGKHRTPLTGFTSTPAPLDGVAPFVWHGSIRSPQIAEQAAYYGDGFFHNNIFWNKEHTERMVKLYRSRFAHYGHGEPEQAFVGLGGQIFMKSTEREAKERFRPFFDVAPVYGHGPSLEDFTEATPLTVGTPEQVIERTLGFRDYVGDYQRQLFLVDHAGLPLEEVLEQIEILGTEVVPVLRREFDLLRADGVPDAPTHAARVAAAREAGTQMGEQGNAWREQGARSDLDTGAAIARQAGDA, from the coding sequence ATGCAGTTCGGCATCTTCTCGGTGAGCGACATCACCCAGGACCCGACGACCGGCCGCACACCCAGCGAGCACGAGCGCATCAAGGGATGGATCGCGATGGCCAAGAAGGCCGAAGAGGTCGGCCTCGACGTCTTCGCCACCGGCGAGCACCACAACCCGCCGTTCTTCTCGTCCTCCCCCACGACGACGCTCGCCTACATCGCAGCGCAGACCGAGCGGCTCATCCTCTCGACCGCGACCACGCTCATCACCACCAATGACCCGGTGAAGATCGCCGAAGACTTCGCGATGCTGCAGCACCTCAGCGACGGCCGCGCCGACCTCACGCTCGGCCGCGGCAACACCGGCCCCGTCTACCCGTGGTTCGGCAAGGACATCCGTGACGGCATCGAGCTCGCGATCGAGAACTACGCGCTGCTGCGCAAGCTGTGGAGCGAGCCGGTCGTCAACTGGTCGGGCAAGCACCGCACGCCGCTCACCGGCTTCACCTCGACCCCCGCCCCGCTTGACGGCGTCGCGCCCTTCGTCTGGCACGGATCCATCCGCTCGCCCCAGATCGCCGAGCAGGCCGCCTATTACGGCGACGGCTTCTTCCACAACAACATCTTCTGGAACAAGGAGCACACCGAGCGCATGGTGAAGCTCTACCGCTCGCGCTTCGCGCACTACGGCCACGGCGAGCCCGAGCAGGCGTTCGTCGGCCTCGGCGGCCAGATCTTCATGAAGTCGACAGAGCGCGAGGCCAAGGAGCGCTTCCGCCCGTTCTTCGACGTCGCGCCCGTCTACGGTCACGGGCCGAGCCTCGAGGACTTCACCGAGGCGACGCCGCTCACCGTCGGCACGCCCGAGCAGGTCATCGAGCGCACCCTCGGCTTCCGAGACTACGTCGGCGACTACCAGCGCCAGCTCTTCCTGGTCGACCACGCCGGCCTGCCGCTCGAGGAGGTGCTCGAGCAGATCGAGATCCTCGGCACCGAGGTCGTGCCGGTGCTGCGCCGCGAGTTCGACCTGCTGCGCGCCGATGGGGTTCCGGATGCGCCCACGCACGCCGCGCGCGTCGCGGCCGCCCGTGAGGCGGGCACGCAGATGGGCGAGCAGGGCAACGCATGGCGGGAGCAGGGCGCTCGCAGCGACCTGGACACCGGCGCCGCGATCGCACGACAGGCAGGTGACGCATGA
- a CDS encoding MFS transporter produces MLPTPRRVQGTYYVLVLGNTLAASFIWGINTLFLLDAGLTNLEAFSANAFYTVGVLLFEIPTGVVADTMGRRWSYLLGSATLAVTTGLYWLMWLWEAPFWGWALASMLLGLGFTFFTGAIDAWLVDALQATGYKGSLERVFGRSVIVSGAAMLVGSVLGGVVAQLTDLGVPFLLRAGVLVAMVVIAGLLMRDLGFTPDRSEGPIKATRTVLRASITHGLGNPPVRWLMLSSPFTAGVGFYAFYALQPYLLELWGDPEAYSIAGLAAALLSGSAMLGGLLAPVVRRWFHKRTSTILLAAVSGVAVLLGLGLIRNFWVAIVLVAVWGVMTSIDDPVRRAYLNDMIPSKQRATVLSFDSLMGSGGSAIAQPLLGRSADLGGYGFSLLLSGVLSAAAVPFLLLSRAQRSPADTATATLEGPAVDPATNV; encoded by the coding sequence ATGCTTCCGACGCCGCGGCGCGTGCAGGGCACCTACTACGTGCTCGTGCTGGGCAACACCCTCGCCGCCTCGTTCATCTGGGGCATCAACACGCTGTTCCTGCTCGACGCCGGGCTGACGAACCTCGAGGCCTTCTCGGCGAACGCGTTCTACACGGTGGGCGTGCTGCTGTTCGAGATCCCCACGGGCGTCGTCGCCGACACGATGGGGCGGCGCTGGTCGTATCTGCTGGGCTCGGCGACGCTCGCCGTCACCACCGGGCTCTACTGGCTGATGTGGCTGTGGGAGGCGCCCTTCTGGGGGTGGGCGCTGGCCTCGATGCTGCTCGGCCTGGGCTTCACCTTCTTCACCGGCGCCATCGATGCGTGGCTCGTGGATGCGCTGCAGGCGACCGGCTACAAGGGCTCGCTCGAGCGCGTGTTCGGCCGCTCGGTGATCGTCAGCGGCGCCGCGATGCTGGTCGGCTCGGTGCTGGGCGGCGTGGTGGCGCAGCTGACCGACCTGGGGGTGCCGTTCCTGCTGCGGGCGGGTGTGCTCGTGGCGATGGTGGTCATCGCCGGGCTGCTGATGCGCGACCTGGGCTTCACGCCCGACCGCAGCGAAGGCCCGATCAAGGCGACCCGCACGGTGCTGCGCGCCTCGATCACGCACGGCCTCGGCAACCCGCCGGTGCGCTGGCTCATGCTGTCGAGCCCCTTCACCGCGGGCGTCGGCTTCTACGCCTTCTACGCGCTGCAGCCCTACCTGCTCGAGCTCTGGGGCGATCCGGAGGCCTACTCGATCGCGGGGCTCGCGGCGGCGCTGCTGTCGGGCTCGGCGATGCTGGGCGGGCTGCTCGCACCGGTGGTGCGGCGCTGGTTCCACAAGCGCACCTCGACGATCCTGCTTGCTGCGGTGTCAGGGGTCGCGGTGCTGCTCGGCCTGGGCCTGATCCGCAACTTCTGGGTCGCGATCGTGCTCGTCGCCGTCTGGGGCGTCATGACCTCGATCGACGACCCGGTGCGCCGCGCCTACCTCAACGACATGATCCCCTCGAAGCAGCGGGCGACGGTGCTCTCGTTCGACTCGCTCATGGGCTCGGGCGGCAGCGCCATCGCGCAGCCGCTGCTCGGCCGCTCCGCCGACCTCGGCGGCTACGGCTTCTCGCTGCTGCTGAGCGGCGTCCTCTCGGCGGCGGCGGTGCCCTTCCTGCTGCTCAGCAGGGCGCAGCGCTCCCCCGCCGATACGGCGACGGCCACGCTCGAGGGTCCGGCTGTCGACCCGGCGACCAACGTCTGA
- the poxB gene encoding ubiquinone-dependent pyruvate dehydrogenase: protein MGTVADTIVQTLVANGVQRVYGLPGDSLNAFTEAIRTEDRMEWVGVRHEETAAFAAGAEAEMTGELAVCAGSCGPGNLHLINGLFDANRSRVPVLAIAAHIPTVEIGTNYFQETHPQELFRECSVYVEYVADAAQMPRLLEIAMRAAIEQRGVAVLVIPGDVASATIEDDRHTIIRRTQSATVPLPVQLLEAADVLNRAKKVTILGGAGTAGAHAEVLAAAERLGAPVVHAMRGKEHLEYDNPYDVGMTGLLGFASGYRAMSDADAVLLLGTDFPYPQFYPDDARFVQIDIRGSQIGRRHPIDVALQGGVRETLVALMPHLEQKQDRHLKDAQKHYGKTREKLDDLAAPARKGQAVHPQYLARRIDALAADDAVFIPDVGSPVVYASRYLTMNGKRRMLGSFSHGSMANAVPQAIGVLGQDRARQTVTLSGDGGLAMLLGDLLTLTQNRLPAKIVVFNNSSLNFVDLEMKAAGFVPFATDLENPSFAAVAEAMGIKGIRVEDSAGVDAALTEAFAHDGPTLVDVVCDPQELTIPPAIAFEQAKGFALYAIRTVLSGRGDELLDLARTNWRQLF from the coding sequence ATGGGAACCGTCGCAGACACCATCGTCCAGACGCTCGTGGCCAACGGCGTGCAGCGCGTCTACGGGCTGCCGGGCGACTCGCTCAACGCCTTCACCGAGGCGATCCGCACCGAGGATCGGATGGAGTGGGTGGGCGTGCGGCACGAGGAGACCGCCGCGTTCGCCGCCGGCGCCGAGGCCGAGATGACGGGCGAGCTGGCGGTGTGCGCCGGCAGCTGCGGGCCGGGCAACCTGCACCTCATCAACGGGCTCTTCGACGCCAACCGCAGCCGCGTGCCGGTGCTCGCGATCGCCGCGCACATCCCCACTGTCGAGATCGGCACGAACTACTTCCAGGAGACGCATCCGCAGGAGCTGTTCCGCGAGTGCTCGGTCTATGTCGAGTACGTGGCCGACGCGGCGCAGATGCCGCGGCTGCTCGAGATCGCCATGCGCGCCGCCATCGAGCAGCGCGGCGTCGCCGTGCTCGTGATCCCGGGCGACGTCGCTTCGGCGACCATCGAGGACGACCGGCACACGATCATCCGCCGCACGCAGTCGGCGACCGTGCCGCTGCCGGTGCAGCTGCTCGAGGCGGCCGACGTGCTCAACCGCGCGAAGAAGGTGACGATCCTCGGCGGTGCGGGCACCGCAGGAGCCCACGCCGAGGTGCTGGCTGCGGCCGAGCGGCTCGGCGCCCCCGTCGTGCATGCGATGCGCGGCAAGGAGCACCTCGAGTACGACAACCCGTACGACGTCGGCATGACGGGACTGCTCGGCTTCGCGAGCGGCTACCGGGCGATGAGCGATGCCGACGCGGTGCTGCTGCTGGGCACCGACTTCCCGTACCCGCAGTTCTACCCGGACGACGCGCGGTTCGTGCAGATCGACATCCGCGGCTCCCAGATCGGGCGGCGGCACCCCATCGATGTCGCGCTGCAGGGCGGCGTGCGAGAGACGCTCGTGGCGCTCATGCCGCACCTGGAGCAGAAGCAGGATCGGCATCTGAAGGACGCGCAGAAGCACTACGGGAAGACGCGCGAGAAGCTCGACGATCTGGCGGCCCCGGCGCGCAAGGGCCAGGCCGTGCACCCGCAGTACCTCGCCCGGCGCATCGATGCGCTGGCCGCGGACGACGCCGTCTTCATCCCGGACGTCGGCTCGCCCGTGGTCTACGCATCCCGCTACCTCACCATGAACGGCAAGCGTCGGATGCTGGGCTCGTTCAGCCACGGATCGATGGCGAACGCGGTGCCGCAGGCGATCGGCGTGCTCGGGCAGGACCGCGCGCGCCAGACGGTGACGCTCTCGGGCGATGGCGGGCTGGCGATGCTGCTGGGCGATCTGCTCACGCTGACGCAGAACCGGCTGCCGGCGAAGATCGTGGTGTTCAACAACTCGTCGCTGAACTTCGTCGACCTCGAGATGAAGGCGGCGGGCTTCGTGCCGTTCGCGACCGATCTCGAGAACCCGAGCTTCGCCGCGGTGGCGGAGGCGATGGGCATCAAGGGAATCAGGGTGGAGGACTCGGCGGGGGTCGACGCCGCCCTGACCGAGGCGTTCGCGCACGACGGGCCGACGCTCGTCGATGTGGTCTGCGACCCGCAGGAGCTCACGATCCCGCCGGCGATCGCGTTCGAGCAGGCGAAGGGCTTCGCGCTCTATGCCATCCGCACGGTACTGTCAGGCCGCGGCGACGAGCTGCTCGACCTGGCTCGCACCAACTGGCGCCAGCTCTTCTGA